The window aagcgattgagtttaaagcataatcagaaagcatttaaataacatacacaaaccataacattatttcggaattataactgcttacatcatagcatacaccaaagataactactcactaatcatggcaacaatatcacatagcATAATGATAGaatacattatataaagataagggatagaagtaccagtagattaaacgagttccgaatacaaaagtgacaacttcaagactccagaccgctcctaatacaatcttcagcgttcttctccgggtactgggTTTCCCGaatggagtcgaaggccttgagagtatggctaataatgtacaagagagagaaagaagtgaattgaagtgtgtgttggaatgaatgacaaagaccctttaaataagcataatttttgcctacaaacggctggcaggccgtttggcaagccgtttgcagggcccgtttgagAAGGCAAGCCGTTTAATGTGCCCGTTCGATCTGCGCGTATGGCAGGCTGTTTGCCATACTGGCATGCCATTTAGCAgctcgtttggcaagccgtttggcttgctggatcgtaacttgatttcttgtctttcaccgtttttgctctagaatcttcgttttagctccgattctcttgattctttttgcaccgtattcgtaattacttgttcttcaattctaaccaacgaagtgggtattttgccgataaagttcgaatctttcttgtttttgggccttaataccggggtaaaaacgtgactttttagccgatatcaaatatcccacacttagactttgcttgttctcaagcaaactctcatttccttaagaatcatttcgaagtttcttttctaatagcctaagtggtttgctttttattataagagcaaaaagataaggtgagtcatctatgttatgattgaaactctctctgcaagcatgcgaggaggttacatgacataggctagctttcaagggtcactcaaatcacacaagtgtttagggttccctatagatctaagaaatgaattcactcaaagCGATTCATGCTgccccatcgtcataggcttgataaagactcaaatccttgctgctaatgtgagaatggtagtaatcttagcttctaggtcatttgtcaatgatgaaaaggaattttggagtggtagtgaagttattTTTGAGGGGTGTGAGAAAAGGGTAATGTagcctttatacagacttttattcgaatagataggagtgctgaagtgtttgagaagcacttttgaacttttcttcattttgataatcattttcggtcaagtttttcttcggcatttctcttaataagttctgctccttttctcagaactttttttttttgagacttcatctcgagaaactttttgccggtaacctttttcaagacctttgccatgatacttgagaggtttataacatcgggttttctgaaggaatctcattttctgggtttttcgagtaatagtaaagatgatgtggatatggtggtggagtagaagtagtggaggtgcggaaggtttatttggggtgcctcaccataatcaatttagatcGATAataccttagtcatgcaatgctctattagagatttggttcaacctaacaagatttccaccctacttaagccttacttttattgacaaacgttttaggttttcgaaaaggctttcttttgtaaaaattttgaaatttggcttaaggacttggaatcttcgtaatgggttattttaatatagcataaaaagattataccaacatcccacacatagacgaacattgtcctcaatgtttctagtgtatcccacacttaggagttttagttgaagatttgggagtatttgtctagtgttgtagtttggttggaatcccacacttagtgataacctAAGATGTGGCATAGTTTCAATCTTGAACTAGTAGcagaaagaaagaaatacccctagcagatgcagctggctttcaatccttgcgtcttttattgatcggctcatttgtcatcctttattcttctactctactttattgcacgggttgcctctcgagaagcgcttttgtttaaggtcgttagtgaccgtagtgatgctttaaaaagcaaacattcctcgctgatggttgtaatcttggtcttctcgatagaaagtgagtcttggcgggtaaatcctgagaaagtgtcggaccaatagtggtagaagatccggtacttctcttgaagatcttctgaaagataagtagtgcgcagtttcggctcttgataagtcttgaagtccgatgagaatatgatccatggctctgctggttgacccatgaatgtcaatcatagaggcagtgctggtggtgattgtttctatgatgggatgctcatttcggagatcttcaaacaatgttagaaactgtatctttagaatctcgaagtcttaggaatggtgatctccacagtaagagtctgtaggttTTCACAGATTTGTTagaagacgaagctgaaaagaagtgaacagcaatcctgatccgagcattaatgtcacagtctttgagtatatctcccgacatccggctttaaatgtgaaacttggatctgtggattcatggaagatacgtgatatctgcttcgtaacataggtggcaatgttgactcgatctggttcaagatgagagaacgcccatgtcataagacatgtcactgggtactgcgttaggcttgaagattctgaatagacagcaacgtcccttacccccaacgcccgtgcagtctgactacaggcatacacgttcagacggctcatccaattgagcgacttggttgggtgacgtattaacattccacaaagctctaaactttcttaagcataatagaatacatggtttaccgtatccgagagacgtgatgtgtttcaatgctttcgttaatgattggttttaaaagatagttaggcccttaaaaagagttcaaccataaagaacaccatagccaagtcaagatgacttccatgaatacgttcggctatcctaacggtccaatcctttatatgtctaaacaaacagttccttaattaactaagaatccctcaagcggggtgcaatgcttgagaccgcgttatggtgcagtgtactaatcaacactgaccgggttccatggccttacttagcagaggtacagcttacaacaaccgatgtgcttcagcttgcacgtacgaagtttatatgcttggtgactacactagcatgatctgggaccgacaatgtactaagggtctagtcagatgtttcactacaaaagagtcctcagttgGAATCTAAAGCTCGATAAacttactacaatcggtgtgcctcagtcgatcttacgttgtatctgatagacttctcttaccaaggggtgacacagatagtgtactctgaatcggggttcgcgacttcccaataacagagccaataactgcgttctattagttggaaaagtgattgagtttaaagcataatcagaaagcatttcaacaacatacacaaaccataatattatttcggcattataactgctttaaTCTCagtatacactaaagataactactcgctaatcaaggCAACAaaatcacataacataatgatagaagacattatgtaaagataagggatagaagtaccagtagattaaacgagttccgaatacaaaagtgacaacttcaagactccaggccgctcctaatacaatcttcggtgttcttctccgggtactaggtttcccgtacggagtcgaaggccttgagagtatggctaatattgtacaagagagagaaaaaaGTGAATGGAAGTGTgtattggaatgaatgacaaagaccctttaaataagcatgatTTTTGCTggtaaacggctggcaggccgtttggcaggccgtttgcagggcccgtttgccaAGGCAAGCCGTTTAATGTGCCCGTTTGATCTGTGTGTATGGTAGGCCATTTGTCATACTGacaagccgtttggcagcccgcttggcaagccgtttggcttgctggtttgctagatcgtaacttgatttcttatcttacACCTTTTTccctctagaatctttgttttagctctgattctcttgattctttttgcaccgtcttcgtaaatacttgttcttcaattctaaccgacgaagtgggtattttgctgacaaagttcgaatctttcttgttttatgggccttaataccggggtgaaaacgtgactttttagccgatatcaggacGCGGGCATCTGCCCCCGTGGTTCCGTTGTTAGAGGGAGCTGCTCCCCGGGAGAGGCTTGAGCTGGTTGTGGGGGAGAGTCGGGTGGCTGAGGAGGAGCCAGCTACTGAAAGGGAGTCGATTCAACGGCACCGTCCCGGTAAAGAACCCGTCGTGGAGGCCTCGGATGCTCGCCCCCGACTGAAAACAAATGCTGGGCAGAATGTTTACGTTCTGCTCGACTGTAATGTCGAGCCATTCCATGATCTTCTTCACTGTGATGCTTCAGACTACCCGATTTATAGGGAATATCTGGACTTCATAACTTTTCCGGCTCTAAAAGAGGCGTTGGCCGCACTTTTCACCACCCAGGCACAAGGCTTGTGTTCTCAGTTTGCCGTGTTTGCTCAGCATCTTGCGACGGATGAATTGAACCAGAGTGAGGCTAATGATCGTCGCATTCACGAGCATTGTATGATGTTTGAGAATGATAACCGTCGCGTGGCGGAGTTGTCAGGGTCGATCATTCGCCTTGAGACGGAGCTGGTGTCAGCGAAGGAGGCCTTGGAGCCCACCCGGGACGAGTTACATGTTTCCCGAGAAGCGCAAGAAATGTTGAAGGCGGCACTTGCCCAGGAACAGGAGAAGGTCGCCCTACTTTCAGATGACAATAAGAAGTTATCAGAGAACGTGTCGACCACGTTAGGCGAACTTACCCACCTTCAACATGGTATTCTTGTGCTTTTTTCCCGTCTCCTGAAGTCATCCATTGTTCATTAGTCGTTCAGTGCCTTTATTGAGGCTATCAAGAAGCTGACTACGTTTCAGGTGTTGAAGGCGGTGCAGTGTTTCTTGCCGCCTGGTAGCGCGACCCAAAAGATGAAGACTGATTTGAGCGCTACCTGTGTCCAGGACTGCCAGCGGGCACATGAGGCCCTCGGCCAGATTAGTTTTGAAGATTTAGACAAAACTGTAGGGACGAGAAATCATCCGTGGAGGATATTGTAAATTACCAACCGTAGAGATATGAACTCGGTTGTGTTTTTTATGATTAGTGTGACTTCTTTATATCTTGTTACATATTGTGTATAAACTAGTTTATTTTGCTTTGAGTTGCGTATATTGTCATGACAAAAATGGAGGTATACCGGTGGTGGATGAAAGCTGAGCTTTGACCCTCGTCCATCCAGTAGATGGGTTTGTGTTTTGGAGCCGGTATTACATCGTGAGTAAGGTCGAGTTGTTTATACGGTAGAACTGGACCATCTATCATATGGTCAAACACCCTTGTTATCCGAGAAGGTTCTTCAAGGGGTGTCCTCCTACCAACGAAAGCTAGAAAGCATTTCTTCTGGCGGTAGGTCTGAAATATGCCAAAAGACTTTTGATTTTACTTGTGTCATATTCAGAGTCGTTACAGTGCATAATTATATAAAATGAAACTTTATTGATGACTTATACATAGAAATGATTTGAGCACATAAGTGTTTTGCATTTCTGCCATCCGAGTGGGTGATCAGTCCCCCCGGTCGCAGATAAGTTACACATGATATTTCTTCAAATGAAAGGTGTGCCACGGGCATTGTATTAGAACTCCATCTGGTGTCTCCAGGTGGTATGCACCATACTCGGTTATGCCGACGACCCTGTAAGGTCCCTCCCATCTTGGGCCCAATTTTTTGACTTCTTGCTGTCGGCTGGCTTCGTAGCTACGTAACACCAAGTCATTTAACTGAAAGTCCAGTGGCTTGACTTTTTTGTCATAGTGGTTTGCGATTTTTTGTTTCTTTTCGACTTGCCGGATATGTGCTATCGTCCACCGTTCTTCCAGAGCATCCATGTTTTCTCGCAATGCTTCATCGTTTTGTTGTTCATCGAATGTTGTTATTCGGTTGGTTGGGACAAGCACTTCAACCGGGATAACCGCTTTGGTGTCGTACACCAAACTGAAAGGTGTTTCGTTCGTACTATATTTCAGTGTTGTCCGGTGTGCCCATAGTACATGTTGGAGTTCATCCACCCATCCTTGCTGGTGTTTACCTAGTCTTGCTTTTATGCTGGCAATGATGTCTCTATTAGTGACCTCGACTTGTCTGTTGGCCTGTGGGTAGGCCACggaagtaaatgactgttgaatgtcGATGTCTGCACACCAGTCCTTAAATGGATTGTGTGTAAACTGTGTGCCGTTGTCCTCCCATACAAACGTTAAGATTTTTTGTCCTGTAATCGTGCTTAACAATTTTTCCTCGACCCATTTTGTAAAGTAGTCGATTGCGACTACTAGGAATTTAACGTTACCACACCTCTTGGGAATGGGCCGACAATGTCGATCCCCCATTTGCAGAACGGCCAAGCGGCGTGTATAGGAATCATTTTCGACGAGGGGATATGTTGATGGGAGCATGTATTTGACATGCCTCACAGTTTACAATCAGATCATATGTGTCCCGGTACATATGTGGCCAGAAATAACCCATTCTCTTGATCCTGCTAACTATCGTTCGGTAGCCGGAATGTGTGGAGCAGGCTCCTTTGTGCATTTCTCGTATTATCTCTTTGGCCTGCGCCGGGCCAACGCACCTTAAGTAAGGCTCTGTGAATGATTTCCTGTACAGGACGCCATTTTTAAAGTTATACATTGGTGCCCGAATTCGTATCCTACGGGCTTGTAATTTGTCTTCCGGGAGGGTACCGTCGGCTAGGTATTTTATGAAAGGTGTCATCCAACATTCTTCCTCTGTTGTGATTGTTTCCATGAGAGTATCCTCTTCAGTTGACTTTCTTTCCAGTACTTCAATCATAACTTTTTTGGTGAAGTGGTTGTATAGCAAAGACGCAAGCTTGCTCAAAGCATCTGCTTTCTTGTTACGGTTACGGGGTATTTGTTTTATTTCAAATGCTGTGAAGGTGTTGGTTAGTGCTTTCGTAAGTTCTAGGTATTTTTGCATCGATCTATCCCTTGCTTCGAAGCTGCCGTTTAACTGGCTTGCTACCAGTTGTGAGTCGACATAAGCTGTGAGTTGTCGTACATCAATACTTTTAGCCAAGCGTAATCCAGCTATTAGTGCTTCGTACTCGGCCTCGTTGTTTAAGGCGGCGAACTTCAACCGGATAGCGTAGGTTATTTCTTCTCCGTATGGGGAAACGAGGAGTAGGCCTATGCCGGCCCCCTCCTCACTTGACGCTCCGTCCGTATATAGTTTCCAGAATTCGTCGGTTTCCCTTCTTATGACTGTGGATTCGCCTTGCTTTATCATGTCAGAAGGGAGCTCCACCAGAAAGTCGGCTAAGACTTAGCCCTTGACCGAATGTCTCGGAAGGAAGGTGATTTCATGCTCGCCACATTCTATTGCCCATTTCGCCATTCTTCCGGAAATTTCCGGCCTAGTTAGGACGTGTTTGATCGGTTGGTCCGTGAAAACTTGaatcggatgtgcttgaaaatatcgccgTAACCGCCTGGCTGTGTGCACTAAAGCATAAATTAGTTTTTCCATGGCCGGGTAATTTACTTCTCCGTTTTTTAATACTTTGCTTAAGAAATACACCGGCATTTGAGTTTTACCTCTGTCGGCAATTAGAACCAAGCTGATTACCTCGGAAGAGGCGGCAAGGTATACCGTGAGGGTTTCACCCGGTATAGGTGCTGTTAATGTTGGCAGTTCCTTTAAGAATGCCTTTACATCCTGGAAGGCCTTCTCGGCCTCATCCGTCCAAATGAAATCTTTTTTGCTCAGGCAGCCCTTTAACGTCTGGAAAAAGGGGAGAGCTCTGTCGGCGGCTCGTGACAGAAACCTTGTGAGTGCCGCTAGCTTCCCGTTTAAGCTTTGCACATCTTTTTTACTCTTGGGTGACTATCTTCGATTGCTTCGATGTTCTTCGGGTTTGCCTTAATTCCTCTCGGAGTGATCGTGAAGCCTAAGAAACGGCCTTCTTCCATTCTGAAAGAGCATTTTGACAGATTTAGCTTCATATTGATTTTGCGTAGCGAATCGAACGTTTCAATGATGTCTAAAATAATTTGTTCTTCTGTTTTGCTTTTTATGACGATGTCGTCCACGTATGCTTCGATATTTCGTCCTATTTGGTCCTGGAATGCTTTGTCAATTACCTCTTGGTATGTTGCTTCGGCATTCTTTAACCCAAATGACATTTTTGTATAGCAGAAAATGCCTTTATTTGTGAAGAATGTGGTCTTTTCTTCGTCGATTTCTGCCATTGGGATTTGTTGGTAACCCCTGTATGCATCCAGGAAGCTTAGGAACTGGAAACCTCAGAGGGACTCAACCTTCCAATCGATTTCCGGCAGAGGGTAATTGTCTTTTGGGCATGCTTTGATGATGTCCTTGTAGTCGACACACATGTGCCAAGATCCGTCTGCCTTCTTTACCATCACGGGGTTCGCcacccatgtttgatattttacttGTATCATTATACTAGCATCGACCATCTATTGTACTTCATTGTCCAGGAATTCGCTCCGTTCTAACGCCATTGGTCTTTTCTTCTGAACGACCGGTGTGATGTTCGGGTTTACGTTTAGCCGGTGTTGTGCTATCTCGCGAAGGACTCCTGTCATGTCGGAAGGCTCCCAGGTGAAGACATCGATGTTTGCCGCTAGGAGTTTGCAAAGTGTATCCTTTGCGTTACTACTCAAAGCCATCCCGATTTGGATCCTTTGCTCCGGGTATTTAGGGTTTGGTGACACATAGCCGTCGTCATATATTGTGATGTTATCTGTACCTTTAAATATTTGCAAGCACTCAACCGGCTCCATCTCTTGTGTTCGAATGGTTGCTACGCCGAACGGGGTTGGAAATTTTAGCATGATGTGCACTATGGATGTGATTGCCCCAAATTTTTGCATGGCGTTACATCCTAGGATAACGTTACACCGTGAGTCTATTTTGACTATGGAGAATTCGATGTCTGCAGTACTCTGGAAAGGTAATGTTCCCAACACAACCTCCAGCGTGATGGAACCCACCGGCCAGGTTGCAGTGCTGTTGAATCCTGCCAATGGCGAAGTTTTGGCTTTCTTCCTCCGTCTAATGTTTTCTGGTAGCTGCAGAAAACAATGTTCAAACATGACTTCTGCCCCCGCACCGGTGTCGATGTATATTTGCCCAATTTGGCAGTTGGAGATGTGTGCCCGTATGATAACAGGGTCAGAAGATGGCTTGATATTGAATAACGAGGGGAAGACGATTGGTTCATGCTTCCATTCATCTAATACCCCTGATTTTCGTCATTGTCCCACGACCCATGAGTGGATCATATGCACATTAGCGTCGTCAGTGCTGTTTATGCTTGTTTCTTCGTCTTCCAGCTCGTCCTGTTAaggtagatttcgggtttgagtgcttgattttggaaaaaagagtgaattgaatgttttaactccaataattgtgcgaaccccgatttggaatctggattccaagggcgtaaaataatcgatcagattaaccttattcgattgaaatcgaataagttaatatctaagaGTGGAGATTAATTCTGACGATGATCGGAGAATTGATCGGAATAgagttaacgactggagtaatgctaccgTAGTCGATTTGggtagagtaacattaatgcatccagtgttgtccgAATGAATGATCTAGTCAGCGTATTTATAGATATTATGGGGGAAttatgacgtggcacatgtccctttcatggttgtaacaaacttttccAATCCCGAggagtgacgtggcacctgtccctttcatgggaataatcgagcagatcctaacaaactttcttaGATTtatgggctgacgtggcatgcgacTTGTTGGTGCATTTGTTCTGGGATCAAGTATTCGTTACGAGATGAAGTGTCTACTCCGGAACAGTGCACCTTCTCCGGGACGGCGTGCTTGTCCCGGGAGGGTATCTTTATGCCGGGTTGAAATATCGAACCGAGAACTGGTGACGGTACCAGTAGCGTGTCGGTTCCGGCTAAGGTATCACGGAGCTCTTAGTCTAGTCTGGGAAGTTTTTGCTTTCTATTTAtttaagtgtttcttcacggttatagtTATCATGACTGGCTACATGATAACGGATGATGTCGGGGGTTAGCCCTTCTTCCGGGATGTGCCGGGTAAGATCCTAGCCGGTTGCTACTTTGTTAATGTCGTTTGGAgatggatcattatgcgtatcattacttTGCTTTAagcttttgacctcacggtccatgatctcgacaagttcctcaataaagtgaagtttgtcatcgatgcgTAGTTCCTCTTATGGAATCACCATGCTCTCGtcggctaggcatttcttcaggttggatacatggaaagtgtcATGTATTCCACTAattgcttgtggcagttccaatctgtaagtgataatgctaaaaacgaacatatatttcatagcattattccccaagaaagacaagcttttagttccaattgttctatttacaagtgatattcgtttaaatattaaaaggtgaagacaaaagacagattcgacgaattgaagacccaaacgaccaaaaagctcaaaagtacaaaatacaatcaaagaggttccaattattgataagaaacgtctcgaaattacaagagtacaagattcaaaacgcaaagtacaagatattaaattgtacgcaaggacgttcgaaaatccggaaccgggaccagagtcaactctcaacgctcgacgcaacggactaaaaattacaagtcaactatgcacatgaatataatataatatataaataattcttaaaaattatatatatatattatattaatatttaaaatcgtcggcaaacaaagagccaaggatgaatgagctgtaaaaacgaactccgcgacttgcagagttcgaaggccaaatgtaccgcgagtcgcggagattacctggacgaaaattcctataaaagcaaacgaattctgatcattttcataatccataatctatctctctctcaatatatgcgtaaatatatatatatatatatatatatatatatatatatatatatatatatatatatatatatatatatatatatatatatatatatatatatatatgatttatattttaattttaattttaattttaaatcctaataataagggtatgttagcaaatattgtaagggtgtaagtcgaaattctgtccgtgtaacgctacgctatttttaatcattgtaagttatgttcaacctttttacattaatgtctcatagctaagttattattatgcttatttaatctgaagtaatcatgatattgggctaattactaaaattgggtaattgggctttgtaccataattggggtttggacaaaagaacgacacttgtggaaattagactatgggctattaatgggctttatatttgtttaactaaatgatagtttgttaatgttaatataaagatttataattgggcgtccctataaattaccatatacactcgatcggacacgatgggcggggtatttatatgtacgaataatcgttcatttaaccggacacgggaatgaattaatagccactagaattattaaaacaggggtgaaattatgtacaaggacacttggcataattgataacaaagtaataaaaccttgttacagtttaagtccccaattagttggaatatttaacttcgggtataaggataatttgacgaggacactcgcactttatatttatgactgatggactgttatggacaaaaaccagacggacatattaaataatccaggacaaaggacaattaacccatgggcataaaactaaaatcaacacgtcaaacatcatggttacggaagtttaaataagcataattcttttatttcatatttaatttcatttattttatatttaattgcacttctaattatcgcatttttatttattattgtatttaattgcacttttaattatcgtactttttaattatcgcaagtttattttatcgcactttcatttatcgcaatttcattatcgttatttactttacgctttaaattaagtcttgtatttatttattattttacatttggttttaactgtgactaaagttttaaaatcgacaaaccggtcattaaacgccaaaaaccccctttataataataatattacttatatatatatttgtatttttataaaagtaaactaatatagcgttaagctttgtttaaagattttctctgtggaacgaaccggacttactaaaaactacactactgtacgattaggtacactgcctataagtgttgtagcaaggtttaagtatatccattctataaataaataaatatcttgtgtaaaattgtatcgtatttaatagtattttctgctaaaatataaagcaattttatataccccttagctttgacatcaagtatttttggcgccgctgccggggaacaatctagcttaaaagccggaagcgcaacgctacataaaaaaaaaaaaaaaacgcgtcaaattttaaactgtacctgagttgaaaattggaaccccgcgactcgcggagtttgctgcttggaataccgcgactcgcggagacactctaacacacgtgacagaaccctaatttcgcattaattacggattttataattattattattaataaaccctaattacttaattattaatataattagtttaagtttttaaattaaattgtattttaaattttaattagttttattatatatataaattaatagttttataaaataaataatataaaaataatatttttataaaaattgtactttttacaacttatagtttatttttatattttgtccctttttaatcgttttagcgtaatatttgtatttttagctcatatttagttttaaacttagtttttgccatagttatttttacttctagatttttaggctttgccgtagaattccttaagtgctttttctttagactaagatttaggtactttagaattttgcgacgcctttttaagttttagtttctttttaagttatttccatttgggatttagtttttcctgtaagctttaatatttttagacgacttttacctatgtatcaattatcattccaattagtaatctcaatttgcgattataattttaagttagttgtagtaataaggttaggttagtcaagtgtttttaagtgttataagtttcttttatttttccgtcaccttttatttttcaaccatttttctttttcgacctttttcgacgaactctttttctttcttatttctcgctattctagttttaggacatagatttttattctacttcttatctaaatttcttaaaattacgaaaatttattttaagtggttaaattgatagacatcaaaattttctggttcgtagtaatagttggatttgtatgtggaccgggttattggagccaaacagtcctcaattatattgagaccaaacgaatcctgcccctctgctgcatcttttggctattcgaaacgtgggcaaaatcagaaaagtctattgattggataacttattataatttttctttccttttaaaaactaataggatatacagtgaatgcaccgagcaagacgttcaccacctttt of the Rutidosis leptorrhynchoides isolate AG116_Rl617_1_P2 chromosome 5, CSIRO_AGI_Rlap_v1, whole genome shotgun sequence genome contains:
- the LOC139849026 gene encoding uncharacterized protein, yielding MIKQGESTVIRRETDEFWKLYTDGASSEEGAGIGLLLVSPYGEEITYAIRLKFAALNNEAEYEALIAGLRLAKSIDVRQLTAYVDSQLVASQLNGSFEARDRSMQKYLELTKALTNTFTAFEIKQIPRNRNKKADALSKLASLLYNHFTKKVMIEVLERKSTEEDTLMETITTEEECWMTPFIKYLADGTLPEDKLQARRIRIRAPMYNFKNGVLYRKSFTEPYLRCVGPAQAKEIIREMHKGACSTHSGYRTIVSRIKRMGYFWPHMYRDTYDLIVNCEACQIHAPINISPRRK